A single genomic interval of Lewinellaceae bacterium harbors:
- the bshB1 gene encoding bacillithiol biosynthesis deacetylase BshB1, producing the protein MKVDILAIGVHPDDVELCCSGTIFKHIAEGYKVGILDLTKGELGTRGTPEIRAAEAAEGARIMGVEFRKNIGLRDGFFEISESSINPIIEVVRYCQPDIILANAIQDRHPDHGRASELVEQACFLAGLHRIETNYEGVLQSRWRPKAIYHYIQDFQLKPDLIVDITAHMDKKMEAILAFKSQFYDPNSPEPTSPISGKEFLDYVKSISAAMGRRIGADYGEGFNVMRPIGVKDLVKLD; encoded by the coding sequence ATGAAAGTTGATATTCTTGCCATCGGGGTACATCCGGATGATGTGGAGTTGTGCTGCAGCGGAACGATCTTTAAACACATAGCAGAGGGATATAAGGTCGGTATCCTCGATCTGACAAAAGGGGAGCTTGGCACACGAGGCACTCCCGAAATCCGGGCGGCCGAAGCTGCGGAGGGAGCGCGGATAATGGGCGTCGAGTTCCGCAAAAACATCGGACTGCGGGATGGATTCTTTGAAATTTCAGAATCATCAATTAATCCGATTATCGAGGTCGTCCGTTATTGTCAGCCGGACATCATACTGGCCAATGCGATTCAGGACCGCCATCCCGATCATGGCCGGGCCAGCGAGTTGGTTGAGCAAGCTTGTTTTTTAGCCGGATTACACCGTATAGAAACGAACTATGAAGGGGTATTGCAATCACGGTGGCGACCGAAGGCTATCTATCATTACATTCAGGATTTCCAATTGAAGCCTGACCTGATCGTAGATATTACAGCTCACATGGATAAAAAGATGGAAGCCATCCTGGCATTTAAATCCCAGTTTTATGATCCGAATAGCCCGGAGCCTACCTCACCCATATCCGGGAAGGAGTTTCTGGATTACGTAAAATCCATTTCTGCGGCAATGGGCCGGCGAATTGGAGCAGACTATGGGGAGGGATTTAACGTCATGCGGCCCATTGGTGTGAAAGACCTCGTGAAGTTGGATTGA
- a CDS encoding MarR family transcriptional regulator: MEDVTIQEIRRFNRFYTQIIGLLDRHIIQSPFSLPEARVLYELHAQQPTTASSLVESLKMDKGLLSRILSAFEKKKFLHKEKSVTDGRSFLLQLTPAGEQAFGNINTAANQQIRTLISDKTHSEQQKIMKAMQTLQHVFGTSATDNKKLTLDDLIIRTELQSGDLGYMIQMHGQVYQEEYDYGISFESYVAGGVAEFYQMYDPAKSRIWIAEHQGLRVGFLVLLDRGEVAQLRYFLLDQHYRGIGLGKRLMELFMEFLRAKKYSGAYLWTVDGLPASAALYRRHGFQLTEERPSSAFGKPLTEQRYDLKW; the protein is encoded by the coding sequence ATGGAAGACGTAACCATACAGGAGATCCGGAGATTTAACCGGTTTTATACGCAGATCATCGGGTTGTTGGATCGTCACATCATACAAAGCCCGTTTTCATTGCCAGAAGCCCGGGTATTGTATGAACTGCATGCACAGCAACCTACCACCGCTTCCAGTTTGGTTGAGAGCCTTAAGATGGACAAGGGGCTGCTCAGCAGGATCCTTTCGGCTTTTGAAAAGAAAAAATTCCTTCATAAAGAGAAGAGTGTTACGGATGGAAGGTCCTTCCTGCTTCAGCTGACCCCGGCAGGTGAACAAGCCTTTGGCAACATCAATACTGCTGCAAACCAGCAAATCCGGACTTTGATAAGTGATAAAACACATTCAGAACAACAGAAGATCATGAAGGCTATGCAAACCCTGCAACATGTATTTGGAACCAGTGCAACGGATAATAAAAAACTTACGCTGGATGACCTGATCATTCGCACCGAATTACAGTCCGGAGATCTGGGTTATATGATTCAGATGCATGGCCAGGTGTACCAGGAAGAATACGACTACGGGATTTCATTTGAATCTTATGTTGCAGGGGGTGTTGCCGAATTTTATCAAATGTATGACCCTGCGAAAAGCAGGATTTGGATCGCAGAACATCAGGGCTTGCGTGTTGGATTTCTGGTTTTGCTGGATCGGGGTGAAGTAGCACAGCTCCGGTATTTTTTGTTGGATCAGCACTATCGCGGGATCGGTCTGGGGAAGCGGTTGATGGAATTGTTTATGGAATTTCTTCGTGCCAAAAAATATTCCGGAGCTTATCTGTGGACTGTGGATGGATTACCTGCTTCCGCAGCATTATACCGGCGACATGGATTTCAGCTGACCGAAGAAAGGCCCTCATCTGCATTCGGGAAGCCTTTGACGGAGCAGCGATATGACCTTAAATGGTAG
- a CDS encoding Nramp family divalent metal transporter, which produces MKKPLNWGHRFANIILWSVIAAAFIGPGTVTTAGKAGATYGASLIWALVFSTIATILLQEGVARIFMATGRPLGTLIAEQYQRRSWLPVFLFICLMTGCAAYEAGNILGAVAGLDLMSRVSRPVWVILIVMIAFILLWQGNLKQITRILGTMVALMGFSFLLASSQVDLSWSAIGSGALIPQLPAGSALLVVALIGTTIVPYNLFLGSRLGTGQTLNEMRWGLGIAVTLGGIISIAVLVVGTAIDGSFSFAALADQLAGTGSGWVRYLFGIGLAGAGISSAITAPLATAIAGRTLFPDRPAWQPEGLFFKLSWMLVLGVGLLFGLLDVKPIPVIILAQALNGILLPVVTIFLFFVISNARIIPPKYRNSQIHNLLFVMITLVTTFLGIYQIIGAIDQTGWAGKLEPWRFGIASGLSFAAIGIILMIWLRKQLQQ; this is translated from the coding sequence GTGAAAAAGCCATTGAACTGGGGCCATCGTTTTGCCAACATCATCCTCTGGTCGGTCATAGCAGCAGCTTTTATCGGCCCGGGGACCGTGACTACCGCAGGAAAAGCCGGAGCCACTTACGGAGCCAGTCTCATCTGGGCTCTGGTGTTTTCCACGATTGCCACCATCCTCCTCCAAGAAGGGGTGGCCCGCATCTTTATGGCCACCGGAAGACCGCTGGGCACCCTGATCGCTGAACAATATCAAAGAAGGAGCTGGCTACCCGTATTCCTCTTCATTTGCCTCATGACCGGGTGTGCTGCCTATGAAGCTGGCAACATCCTGGGAGCTGTGGCCGGACTTGACCTGATGTCCCGGGTGTCGCGGCCGGTCTGGGTGATCCTGATCGTTATGATCGCATTCATCCTGCTCTGGCAGGGGAACCTGAAGCAAATCACCCGGATCCTGGGCACCATGGTTGCCCTGATGGGTTTTTCATTCCTGCTGGCATCATCCCAGGTAGACCTATCCTGGAGTGCAATTGGAAGCGGTGCCCTGATTCCTCAATTACCGGCAGGCAGTGCCTTATTGGTGGTCGCCCTGATCGGAACTACCATTGTCCCTTACAACTTGTTTCTGGGAAGTCGCCTCGGAACCGGACAAACCCTTAACGAGATGCGGTGGGGGCTTGGAATTGCGGTCACGCTCGGTGGTATCATTTCCATTGCCGTGCTGGTGGTGGGAACCGCCATCGACGGATCGTTCAGTTTTGCCGCTCTGGCCGACCAGCTGGCAGGTACCGGCAGCGGATGGGTCCGCTATTTGTTTGGTATTGGGCTGGCGGGCGCAGGAATCAGCTCGGCCATAACGGCACCCCTGGCTACCGCTATCGCCGGACGCACTCTATTCCCGGATCGTCCTGCCTGGCAACCGGAAGGATTATTTTTTAAGCTGAGCTGGATGTTGGTGCTGGGAGTAGGACTGCTTTTTGGCCTGCTGGATGTAAAACCCATTCCGGTAATTATCCTGGCTCAGGCATTGAATGGCATTCTACTGCCGGTTGTAACGATATTTTTATTTTTTGTGATCAGCAATGCCCGCATAATCCCTCCGAAATACCGCAATAGCCAAATTCATAACCTGCTCTTCGTGATGATCACCCTGGTGACGACATTTCTAGGCATATATCAGATCATCGGAGCAATCGATCAGACCGGTTGGGCGGGTAAATTGGAACCATGGCGTTTTGGGATAGCGAGCGGATTGAGTTTTGCTGCAATAGGGATTATCCTCATGATCTGGCTCCGCAAACAACTTCAACAGTAG
- a CDS encoding asparagine synthetase B, with product MRLRLISLLLFLSFTAIVRANYILIPMDLKQKQHLKAYGICYWVLEQNVEAWWLLNYRGGSFAFPYAQSFEKECLTRDVTFEVIPDAAFAKIRNEIAQEEVNQDAIKLEKAPKIAVYTPEFSQRGEKIQPWDDAVTLALTYAEIPYETIYDAEVMSDKLALYDWLHLHHEDFTGQYGKFYAYHNEPWYRENKRQQEELAAKLGFKKVSELKRAVVNKIRDYVAGGGFMFAMCSATDTYDIVLATEGVDICADIYDGDPMDPDANQKLDYSQTFAFRDFKLVLNPLEYEFSTIDNTRRRTVTPENDYFTLFDFSAKWDPVPTMLTQCHTRTIKGFMGQTTAFPEDIIKSNVLILGENKAIHEARYIHGEYGMGTWTFYGGHDPEDYRHQVHDPETDLSLHPNSPGYRLILNNILFPAARKKERKT from the coding sequence ATGCGTCTTAGATTAATCAGCCTATTGCTCTTTCTTAGCTTCACAGCAATTGTCCGTGCCAACTACATTTTGATTCCTATGGACTTAAAGCAGAAGCAGCATCTGAAAGCTTATGGTATCTGCTATTGGGTTTTGGAACAGAACGTAGAAGCATGGTGGCTGCTCAATTACCGGGGAGGGAGTTTTGCATTTCCCTATGCCCAGTCCTTTGAGAAGGAATGCCTGACCCGGGATGTGACCTTTGAGGTGATACCGGATGCAGCATTTGCGAAAATTCGGAATGAAATCGCCCAGGAAGAGGTGAATCAGGATGCCATTAAGCTGGAGAAAGCGCCAAAGATTGCGGTGTATACGCCGGAATTCAGCCAGCGGGGAGAAAAAATTCAGCCGTGGGATGATGCGGTCACCTTGGCATTGACTTATGCGGAAATTCCATATGAAACCATTTACGATGCGGAAGTCATGTCGGATAAGCTGGCATTGTATGACTGGCTGCACCTGCACCATGAAGATTTTACCGGCCAGTATGGAAAATTTTATGCCTACCATAACGAACCCTGGTACCGTGAGAATAAGCGTCAGCAGGAAGAACTAGCTGCCAAACTTGGATTTAAGAAAGTGTCCGAACTCAAGCGGGCAGTCGTAAACAAGATCCGGGACTACGTTGCAGGAGGTGGATTTATGTTTGCGATGTGTTCCGCTACGGATACGTATGATATTGTATTGGCTACTGAAGGGGTAGATATTTGTGCGGACATTTATGACGGCGACCCGATGGATCCGGATGCCAACCAAAAGCTGGATTACTCCCAGACCTTTGCTTTCCGTGATTTTAAATTGGTATTGAATCCTTTGGAGTATGAATTTTCCACTATTGACAATACACGCCGGCGAACGGTGACTCCTGAAAACGACTATTTTACACTCTTTGACTTCTCGGCGAAATGGGACCCCGTACCGACCATGCTGACCCAGTGTCATACCCGCACCATCAAAGGGTTCATGGGGCAGACCACGGCATTTCCCGAAGACATCATTAAATCCAATGTACTGATCCTGGGTGAGAATAAGGCCATCCATGAAGCACGCTACATTCACGGAGAATATGGAATGGGCACCTGGACTTTTTATGGGGGCCACGATCCGGAAGATTACCGCCACCAGGTCCATGATCCGGAGACGGATCTCAGTTTGCATCCCAATTCTCCCGGCTACCGGTTGATTCTTAACAATATCCTCTTCCCGGCAGCACGTAAGAAGGAACGGAAAACCTGA
- a CDS encoding DinB family protein, with amino-acid sequence MELKSYLIHRYLETYEGNPWYGTAIRDIITRLTAEDLTQFLPHTEKQLGQIIQHMLAWREYTLAHLKGQDDYRLDVNSPQDWPSPREWSEDLVHGLVEQMDQNQRELIQAIHEFPLNKLGEKVPGKNYSFAELMEGVYTHDIYHAGQLQLGWRILQQKSSS; translated from the coding sequence ATGGAATTAAAATCCTATCTCATCCACCGGTATCTCGAAACATATGAGGGAAACCCATGGTATGGGACAGCCATCAGAGACATCATAACCCGGCTGACAGCGGAAGATCTGACCCAATTTTTACCTCACACCGAAAAACAACTGGGACAGATTATCCAGCATATGCTGGCATGGCGCGAATATACCCTGGCTCACCTGAAGGGACAGGATGACTACCGGCTTGACGTAAACAGTCCACAGGATTGGCCATCTCCACGGGAATGGTCGGAAGACCTTGTTCACGGCCTGGTGGAACAAATGGATCAGAATCAGAGAGAGCTCATCCAGGCGATCCATGAATTTCCGCTGAATAAACTTGGCGAAAAAGTCCCTGGCAAAAACTATTCGTTTGCCGAACTGATGGAAGGGGTATATACCCACGACATCTATCATGCCGGACAGCTCCAGCTGGGCTGGCGTATATTACAGCAAAAATCCTCTTCGTGA
- a CDS encoding pyridoxamine 5'-phosphate oxidase family protein has translation MHNLTPEILKYIDQSVLCWLATTSPDLQPTVSPKEIFTHYGEDKIIIANIASPQSARNIRLNNKVCVSFIDILVQKGYQLYGTAQVIDPTSPDYPEKEQRLTAMTGGIFPFTTIFLITISRARPIIAPRYTLFPATQEEAQIASARKAYGF, from the coding sequence ATGCACAACCTTACGCCGGAAATCCTGAAATACATCGATCAGAGTGTCCTCTGTTGGCTGGCGACGACCAGCCCGGACCTGCAACCCACTGTTTCTCCCAAAGAAATATTCACCCATTACGGTGAGGATAAGATCATCATAGCCAATATCGCCTCGCCGCAGTCGGCGAGGAATATCCGGTTAAACAACAAAGTGTGTGTCAGTTTCATTGACATCCTCGTTCAAAAAGGGTATCAGTTGTATGGCACAGCGCAGGTAATTGACCCCACTTCACCGGATTATCCGGAAAAAGAACAGCGATTGACCGCGATGACCGGTGGAATTTTCCCTTTCACTACGATTTTTCTCATTACCATAAGCAGGGCCAGACCCATTATTGCACCTCGTTACACCCTATTCCCTGCCACGCAGGAAGAAGCCCAAATCGCCAGTGCACGCAAAGCGTATGGATTTTAG
- a CDS encoding RDD family protein: protein MQKIDITTTQNVIIQYDQASTGERVYAFIIDLIISISLFLLMVFFFNVFRFGDEAGTIVGIVLGLLYPLIAEWTNSGQTYGKRWIKIKIVKLDGKDARGLDYLIRWFFGFIELYFTLGILAYIVAKITLPHQRIGDLVAGTTCITIQPDYNISLKQILDMRTMENYTPVYQQVSVFSEEQMLVLKQVLDRWQKYPNAAYQSLIDTLYSAVHRHMEMTEMPATIPQKVELLRQVLSDYIVVTRS, encoded by the coding sequence ATGCAAAAAATTGATATTACGACCACGCAAAACGTGATCATCCAATACGATCAGGCTTCTACTGGTGAGCGTGTCTATGCATTCATTATTGACCTGATCATCAGCATCTCATTGTTCCTGCTCATGGTTTTCTTTTTCAACGTTTTCCGATTTGGTGATGAGGCAGGTACTATCGTGGGAATTGTGCTGGGGCTTCTGTATCCGCTGATTGCCGAATGGACCAATTCCGGACAGACCTACGGAAAGCGATGGATAAAGATCAAGATCGTAAAGCTTGATGGGAAGGATGCGCGGGGCCTGGACTATCTTATTCGCTGGTTCTTCGGGTTTATTGAGCTGTATTTTACGCTAGGGATCCTGGCCTACATCGTGGCAAAGATTACCCTTCCGCACCAGCGCATCGGAGACCTGGTCGCCGGAACCACCTGCATCACCATTCAGCCGGATTATAACATTTCCCTGAAACAAATTCTGGATATGCGTACGATGGAGAATTACACGCCCGTGTACCAGCAGGTATCCGTATTCAGCGAAGAGCAGATGCTGGTACTCAAGCAAGTACTGGACCGCTGGCAAAAATATCCTAATGCGGCCTATCAATCGCTGATCGACACCCTGTATAGTGCTGTTCACCGGCATATGGAAATGACCGAAATGCCCGCCACCATTCCTCAAAAGGTGGAATTACTACGTCAGGTTTTATCCGATTACATCGTTGTTACCCGGTCGTGA
- a CDS encoding sodium:solute symporter — protein sequence MAQLQQLDWIVLIGTLLFIVIYGVWKSRGQQNIDSYLLGDKQAKWWMVGLSVMATQASAITFLSTPGQAYADGMQFVQFYFGMPIAMVILCITFIPIYYRLKVYTAYEYLETRFDIKTRLIAAFLFLIQRGLGAGITIYAPAIILTTIMGWSLRWTTMIIGSLVILYTVSGGSKAVNQTQKLQMVVIMGGMFVVFMVLFNYIPEGWSLTEALHLAGANNKMNIIDTSFDLNNRYTLFSGILGSVFLFLAYFGTDQSQVQRYLTGSSITESRMGLLFNGLLKIPMQFFILLVGIMVFIFYQFHRAPIFFNENVVDHVYETDMAGQLRQIEAEYDALVSDRTQVQSIFKEALEQNDAGLKASSSKQLQSFYAQENDLREQTKSLIKAVDSSIETNDRDYVFLHFFLHHLPKGLVGLLLAVIFSAAMSSSSAELNSLSSTTTVDMYKRLIRPQASDKHYLYMSKAFTFFWGMVAVGFAFFASLAENLIQFVNIVGSLFYGTILGIFMAAFYVKRITAWPVFVGAILSEITILILFFKSDISFLWLNPIGCLLVIGFSLILQPFFSRVSA from the coding sequence ATGGCGCAGCTTCAGCAGTTAGATTGGATCGTATTAATAGGCACCCTGCTTTTCATAGTTATCTATGGCGTGTGGAAATCGCGTGGCCAGCAAAATATCGATTCATATCTGTTAGGAGACAAGCAGGCAAAATGGTGGATGGTCGGTCTTTCTGTTATGGCTACCCAGGCCAGCGCCATTACCTTTCTGAGCACTCCCGGACAAGCATATGCGGACGGTATGCAGTTTGTTCAGTTTTATTTTGGGATGCCCATTGCTATGGTCATCTTATGCATCACATTCATACCGATCTATTACCGTCTTAAGGTCTACACGGCCTATGAATACCTCGAGACCCGGTTTGACATCAAAACCCGTCTCATAGCAGCCTTTTTATTCCTGATCCAACGTGGTTTGGGCGCCGGCATCACCATCTATGCCCCGGCGATTATCCTGACCACCATCATGGGATGGAGTTTGCGCTGGACCACCATGATCATCGGATCACTGGTCATCCTCTATACCGTCTCCGGTGGTTCAAAAGCCGTCAACCAAACGCAGAAATTGCAGATGGTAGTGATCATGGGCGGCATGTTCGTGGTCTTTATGGTACTGTTTAATTACATCCCGGAAGGATGGTCGTTGACCGAGGCCTTGCATCTGGCCGGGGCTAACAACAAAATGAATATCATTGACACCTCCTTTGATCTGAATAACCGGTACACGTTATTTTCCGGGATACTGGGCAGTGTTTTCTTGTTCCTGGCTTATTTCGGCACGGACCAGAGCCAGGTCCAGCGCTACCTCACTGGAAGCAGTATTACTGAAAGCCGTATGGGATTGCTTTTCAATGGATTGCTGAAAATACCCATGCAGTTTTTCATCCTTCTGGTAGGGATTATGGTTTTCATTTTTTACCAGTTTCACCGGGCGCCCATCTTCTTCAATGAAAATGTTGTGGATCATGTATACGAAACCGATATGGCGGGCCAGCTCCGGCAAATAGAAGCCGAATACGATGCACTGGTATCCGACCGAACTCAGGTACAATCAATTTTCAAAGAAGCGCTGGAACAAAATGATGCCGGATTAAAAGCTTCATCCAGCAAGCAACTGCAATCATTTTATGCTCAGGAAAATGATCTCAGAGAGCAGACAAAAAGCCTGATCAAAGCCGTGGATTCTTCCATTGAAACCAATGACCGGGACTACGTCTTCCTGCATTTTTTCCTGCATCATCTGCCCAAAGGATTGGTGGGCTTATTATTAGCCGTCATCTTTTCAGCCGCCATGTCCTCATCCTCCGCCGAGTTAAATTCGCTATCATCAACAACTACGGTGGACATGTATAAAAGGCTGATCCGGCCACAAGCATCGGATAAACACTACCTGTACATGTCCAAAGCATTTACCTTCTTCTGGGGAATGGTGGCGGTAGGTTTTGCTTTTTTCGCCTCACTGGCGGAAAATCTGATCCAGTTTGTCAACATTGTCGGATCACTTTTTTATGGTACGATCCTGGGTATCTTCATGGCAGCTTTTTATGTGAAACGCATTACTGCATGGCCCGTGTTCGTAGGCGCCATTTTATCCGAAATAACCATCCTGATCTTATTTTTCAAGTCGGACATCTCGTTCCTTTGGTTGAACCCTATTGGATGTCTGCTTGTCATTGGGTTCTCCCTGATCCTGCAACCCTTCTTTAGCCGGGTTTCGGCTTAA
- a CDS encoding ketoacyl-ACP synthase III — protein MYRTKIAGIGYYVPEKVVTNNDLTRVMDTSDEWIIERTGIQERRYAKKHHESTSTMGAEAAKIAIERAGITAQDIDFIIFATLSPDYFFPGCGVLVQRLLGIPNVGALDVRNQCSGFIYGLSVGDQFIKTGMYKNILLIGGEFHSAGLDFTTRGRNVTVIFGDGAGAVVLQPTEEDGQGILSTHLHADGNYAEVLAYINPGCHGGVHLGTERFGYPDQEFGGAFLTQKMWDDEDYYPNMDGQAVFKVAVQKFPEVIMEALKTNNLTPADINLLVPHQANLRISQFVQRILKLRDDQIHNNIQKFGNTTAASIPIALCEAWEMGKVKPGDLVCLAAFGSGFTWGSALIRW, from the coding sequence ATGTACCGAACGAAGATAGCAGGGATTGGATACTATGTACCGGAGAAAGTGGTTACGAATAATGATTTGACCCGGGTCATGGATACCTCCGATGAATGGATCATAGAGCGCACCGGAATACAGGAGCGCCGCTATGCGAAAAAACATCATGAGTCTACCTCCACCATGGGAGCAGAAGCTGCCAAAATTGCCATAGAAAGGGCTGGGATCACTGCCCAGGATATCGATTTTATCATCTTTGCTACCCTTTCACCCGATTACTTTTTCCCGGGTTGCGGCGTATTGGTTCAGCGCCTTTTGGGAATCCCGAATGTCGGTGCATTGGATGTTCGCAATCAATGCAGTGGATTCATATACGGACTTTCAGTTGGAGACCAGTTTATCAAAACCGGCATGTATAAGAATATACTTCTGATCGGGGGGGAGTTTCACAGTGCAGGCCTAGATTTTACGACCCGGGGGAGAAATGTTACGGTCATCTTTGGGGATGGCGCCGGTGCAGTTGTCCTGCAGCCTACGGAAGAAGATGGTCAGGGTATCTTATCCACCCATCTGCACGCGGATGGGAATTATGCCGAGGTACTCGCCTACATCAATCCGGGATGTCATGGCGGTGTGCACCTGGGGACAGAACGATTTGGCTATCCAGACCAGGAATTTGGTGGTGCCTTTCTGACCCAGAAAATGTGGGATGACGAAGATTATTACCCCAATATGGATGGCCAGGCAGTCTTTAAGGTCGCCGTTCAGAAGTTTCCGGAAGTGATCATGGAAGCATTAAAAACCAATAACCTCACTCCGGCAGATATCAATTTGTTGGTTCCGCACCAGGCGAATCTGCGGATCAGCCAGTTTGTCCAACGCATACTCAAACTCCGCGATGACCAGATTCATAACAACATCCAGAAGTTTGGGAATACGACAGCAGCGTCGATCCCCATTGCCCTGTGCGAAGCTTGGGAAATGGGCAAGGTGAAGCCGGGAGATTTGGTCTGCCTGGCAGCATTTGGGAGCGGATTTACCTGGGGTTCGGCTTTGATCCGCTGGTAA
- a CDS encoding glutathione peroxidase, which yields MKTIYDHQIRDIYGNQIPLEKYRGKVLLVTNTASHCGFTPQLAGLQELYSLYRDRGLELLATPSNDFRNQEPLEGNELLVFCESYFKTTFTITEKIHVTGPGQHPLYRQFEHTLGPMSCPRWNFYKYLINRNGEVVSYFVTFTKPNSNRVKRTIERLLNS from the coding sequence ATGAAAACCATATACGACCATCAGATCCGGGATATTTACGGGAATCAAATTCCGCTTGAGAAATATCGGGGTAAGGTTTTGCTAGTCACCAATACGGCTTCACATTGTGGGTTTACTCCCCAATTAGCCGGACTGCAAGAGCTATATTCTCTCTACCGGGATCGGGGATTAGAACTGTTGGCTACCCCAAGCAATGATTTCCGTAACCAGGAGCCGCTGGAGGGGAATGAGCTACTGGTATTTTGTGAATCCTATTTTAAGACCACATTTACGATCACGGAGAAGATCCACGTCACGGGCCCCGGGCAACATCCCCTGTACCGGCAGTTCGAGCATACATTGGGGCCAATGTCTTGTCCCCGCTGGAATTTTTACAAATATTTGATTAATCGTAATGGAGAAGTAGTATCGTACTTTGTTACATTTACCAAGCCCAATTCAAACCGGGTCAAAAGAACCATTGAAAGATTACTGAATTCATGA